In Toxoplasma gondii ME49 chromosome II, whole genome shotgun sequence, the genomic stretch ATATCCACACAGAGTCCCAGCTGTTGCACCTGGCTTGTCTGGTAATAAAAGAAAGATCTTATCGACTAAATTATGGAAGCACCTACGTTGCCCTTATGAGCCAAGGTACCAAGCAGggtgaggagaaaggaaatcATCTTTCTCTCGAAGGAGTTTGACGTTGTGTTTTGCAGCGCCTGGCTGAAGCTTCAGTGCCACAGAGTGGAGGAACGGCGGCGacgcgctttcttctctccagttctgacGGCTCGCGCCATGTCCGTCTCGTCTGTCCCTGGTCCTGGAGAGATTCGACTCGGagcgtcttcgttttctaTCCCGCTGATCTCCGCgggagacggcgacgacGGCAAGACGTGGCAACAAGCACTGGCAGGTCCCAGCAGCACAATGCGGACGCCAGCCTTCTCAGACAGTCCTGGAAGAGTTCAAGACGGAAACTCGATGAACGTTTCTTGTGCGCCGGAATCCACACTTGCGTCGGAGGACAAAGGCGAGGCAGGTAGGCACCTCTGGACACTCTTGGAGgggcgagagacacacactgGACAGCTGCCAGAACACGTCGGTGAAATGAAGGGGTCAGTCAGAAGACCCTCCAGAGAGCACGCGCCAGTAGAGTGTCAGTGCcgaaaagacggagagaacaagaTGCCCAATCACAGCGCTTGGGCAAGAAAATGAGGTTTTTTGAAAGGCGTCGTGCGCAGATACGCGGTAAAAAAATTCCAGAACGGAGGTGCCTGGGATGAGGCGCGGGCCGACGACGGTTCAAGCACCGTCGCCGGCTAACTCTAAGTGGTAGGATTGTCGCTCAACGGATAACGTTGTGTAGTTAGATGTTGCGTACATTCCTTAATATCTGGAACAATAGATTATGATTAGGTAGtggaacaaggagagcgtCTGTTGTACATCAACACTAGATACTGCTAATACCACTGTAGAGGTATAGTATATAAGCCCTGCCCGGTGCAGTAACATGTaaacggcggagacagcacaGCTCGTCTGTATAGGGAGGGCCGGGTGCTGGTGGGCAGTACGTGCCTTTCGTGTGTAGATCTACTTCACATGCGTCTGCCGCATTTCTTAGGCATTCGACATCAAGTTAGAGAAGGGTGTGAGAACGTAAGGGAAACATTCTTCGTCGTTCGGTCTTCTGGCCTCTTTGGTCTCCAATACTTGGCAGGAAGAGTTGCAGCTTCGCTTGCTTGTGACTCAGAACGCCTAGTTGCAGTCATAGGGGGGAGTGCCGCAACGGTCTCATCACACACAGTCTTACTCTGGTGTCTGTTCGTCCGCATTCCTCTTTGCAGCCACCGGAGGGAAGTCGTTCGCCGGCGCTGCTCCGACACACAGTGTCTGCGTCTCAGCGTCGCCGCAAGGAGCGACAGAGCAGACAGGCGGAGAAGCtgcgctctcctctcgcttgtctGCGGCCGAGTCGAGAGACTGTGGAGGAAGCCGACGGTTGCGACAAGCAGGCCAGACCTGGGAGGGCCACGGCGATGGTGCCTCTGGGGGAAGAGTGCCGCCTTCAACTTTCAGGGAGTCCGCACGCAGGACGTTGTCCACCTGGTGAGCGTTGTCAGAGTTACAGAGGCAGCGAATTCGGACGAGTGTTGCCCAGACTCCGGGGATTCGTAGGTGAAAACGCCTATCCACAGGAGGATGTATTCGTGGGGTTGTGAAGCAAGGCAATGCAATCATAGCCGAACACGTTCTGGCCGAAATTCACATGCATTTGGTATGCACATTTACGCGTGGACGGACAGTGGCACGATAGAGGAGTAGGGGTGGGTGAGTTTATGCCGCTGCAACCGTTCTTCTCGCTAGAGTCGGCGCACCGTCATACATCCAACAACGCGAAGTTCTACAGGTGAGACGTCTCATGTGACTAGAAGTCAAGTCCCATGGTGTGAATAGCGGGTGCTGTGCTGGCTGCTTTTGCAGGTTTTTTGCTTGCATGATTGCCGCCATTGACTGGAGCTTGATGCTCGTATGCATGACGTTCAACGCGGGTCTTTTTTTGACGGTGGTTGCCGGGGTCGCTGCAGGGCGGACACTTATCAACAGCAAAACTCGAAAGTTATGGGCGCTTCCGTGGCAGGAGCTTCTTTGCTCACACGATCACTCTTGAAAACACTCATCCAACCAGCGCTTGCAGCGGTgttaagcagtccagtgagGTGGCGATGTCCAGAAATATGAGTTCTTGTGCAGGAGACGAAACCTACATCTCGTACATTTGGTCTATGATCGTTACAGCAGGAGATGACGCAAATGTCTTGTGCAAAGCACTTCAGAACTCCCAATTCCCTGCCTGGGCAGTGTGTGCTCCGTCTGAGCGGAATACCACcgcagaggaaacagcggCCTCTCTGGAATGTAATCGTGTAGGCACGCTCGTGGACGCCGGAACACTTTTCTGCATACCGTTTCTGCGTCTGAAAAGGTCACACTCTTTCGGGAATTTTCGGAACAAAGTGTGTTCCCGACGCCCGAATCATACCCCGAGCTTTCATTGTGATACTCCCCGGCCTTTGGCAATTGTTTTCCAAAGAGCGGTCGGTATATCGACGGTACGTCGATCCAAAAACTCATTTACTCGAGAAAGTGATGGTCCAGAAAAGGATCGGTGCGTCAGGGGAGACCCCGTTGCTTCCTCGTGACTAAGGCGTTTCAGGCGAATGTGTCCAGCCGCGTTACCAGCGTATTCACACTGCGTAGTTCTAAGTGAACCAGAACATATAGTAAAGCTGTGGCCAAAAGGCAAATGCCGGTCGCACCTCACCATTCTGCTAACTGCTGTGTTGCGTAACAGTTGTGCGTACACCCGAACACGACTGCACTCACCCGTAGCCCGAGTGGCGCGTTGCTCTGAGATCCCTGTAAAGAAAAGCTACCATTCAAGTATAATATGGAATGATGGTTCGAACCTGATGACTGAAACGGCGTTGTCAGATTAAGTTTGTCAAATCAAAGCCAACTGTAGAAACATTAAGCCAATTCAGTGTGTTTGGCACTTAGCATCCGTCATtaccacagaagaaaaaaaggtaACAAAGTCGGTTTTCCTTCTGGGTAATATAACCAGGAGCTAGCGAAGCGGGGCCTTGCCACAGAATGGACGAAATGTGCAAGAATCGCCGTCAATAGGACGGTCCCGTACGATCCGTATAAACCACTGGCAACACACCATTTGGCAAAAGGTGATATCCTACAACAGTGCCACCGAGTTCTATGAACGACACTGGCACCTCTTACGCagaatgcatgcgcgtgtgCTCTTTGGAGCACAATAGAGAACGAGATGCTGGTGCCCGTTTCGTCTCGATCCTCGACCCTGCCGGAGGCCGATTCGCCTTTCACCGTTCTTTTAAGCGTTCTGCAGTGCTTTGAGTCTTCGCTTCGTCATCACACCCCTTTTCGATGGAGTCTTGACGACCCTTCCTCACCTGTGTTTGCTACAGTTCGCGGGAGGTCTTAGTGTTCTAAACTGCCTTTTCACATCGCGTGTCAGTATCACACCTGTCCAGACAACTACGCCTCTCAGTGCGTGGAAACCCTCTGTCGAATGGTCTCGATCCAGAACACTCTCTAGGAGGCAGGCGGGCAAACGACGCAAACTTCTGAAAACATGAGCATTTCACACGTGACAAAGGGTGCGATTGCCAACATGCATTCCCGCAAAGTGCAAAGACACCTCCCTTGACATCGGGCTCATCAGGTACGACTCTGGCCCACCCGAGACGCATTGCCGACTCGCTGTGACCATCCCTCCGAAATTCAGAAGCCGTCATTTCTCCAGGCCAGCCCCCCACGCTCTACGCACAGACTGCCAGAGGAGCCGCAGCGCGTCACTTTCCTGTCCACCGTTTATCCGATGTACGAACACTCACTCTCGACGTAACTAAGCAGCCACTTCAGATCGATGAGCAGATACTTCACCGCCTTTGTCCATCGCTCGTCCTGACTCAAGTGCAGCCGAATGGAGAGGCCCCCGACGCGGTCGCCTGCGGGAAAAgccgagaagcgcgagagcgcTGCTTTCTTCACCCAGACTTCCAACACGCACTTGGACCGAGTTATGAACACACCGAAAAATGCGAGGAGCTCAGTCGCCGCTCGGAAACGCAATGCAATGTGTTGTGGAGTAAATGTTCTACGTTGCCAGAGCTGCTTCCCGAAACGTAGCCAACCACACCCACGCACAACACCCACGCTGCACTCTCGAAACAACCGAGGGAACGACCGATCGACATGCGAAACGGCTCAACTGTTTTTGGCCGCCCGGCAAACGCCGTCGAGGCACAGTGAAATACGACGGAGCTGAAGACGTACCCTCGATCGCGAAAGGAAGGTCAGGAGGTTCCCACGGAGTCTGGACACCTGGAGACGCATACGGCGGCCAGGGCTGGCGGGCGAAGTGTACGAGCGCTTCGTGCAGCTGACGTCGCATCAGATACACACGATTCAAGGCAGTTAGAAGGCACCTCGAGTGCCAGTCGATAGCACGCAACAATACGAGTgtggcgagaagaaaggcatcGGCAGGTCGTAGTGCCTGGTCTGTCACAAcaccgagacacagaagtCCACTGTCCTTTCCCCCCACCGCTCATCTTTGCCGTTTACGTCTGCGGCAAACGTCGGCCGCCGTTGCTCAAGAAGCAGACTACATGGGGGAAGAGCTGTAGCGCGAACCACGTGGAGCTaagaagaagccgcgcgttttctcttaTGGGGGGCGCCTGAGATCGCAGAACATGTTTCTCACCTCCTGAACGCATTCCAAAAACGCGACTGTGGCCTCGTCAAAGTGACGATTTCTGTAGAAAAATCGACTAAGTCCAGTTTCCTTGCCCCCACCTTGAAGCGGCAAAACGAtgtcgtctttcctcctgCGCCAGAGAGCCCAAGCACGAAGCTGGAGAGTGTCAGAGACGATCGCAGCCGAGACATTGACAGCCAACGCGGAGACAAGCgaacaaaggaaagaaaTGAAACACTTCAGACGCATACCTGGCTCGATCAATCGATGCTCTCAGCACTTCAACTTCAGAAAGCGCCCCTTCTGTGTATCCGAATTCATCGCCAGCTCTGCTGTAGACGCCTTGTCCCCGTTCACTTACGCTGGGCTGTTTTCCTTCGGTGCAGTGTCAccttccccttttctttgaaCGTACTCAGCCCAGGGCCGTCAGAAAACAGGTGAAACCAAACCCTAAACTGTTACGTTTGAGCGGCTGAACCAACACGATTTGAAATTGTCTACTCGTTACGTGACGGTGACGGGCTTAAGTCACGTCTGCATGTTTTGCTTCATGTGTGCAATTCACCGATACATCTAGTTCCACGGGGGGAAAGTCGAATTGTTGAGCATGAGGTAGCAGATCATCGAGTATAACGGTTTGTGGTCGAATGCAGCCGAGGACACTGTAAACATAACGAACTCCCTGACCTGAACTGATCTCCTGGATGCTGGATTTCCGGCCGAACTTGCCAGCTGAGAATGACGCAGCATCTAGCTGTCTCAAAAACGTAGGCAGGTTTACTCACATAACGCGTTGGCTACATAACCGAAAAAAACGCTCCTACCTGATTAAACAGGAGAATGGACCGCGCGGCACCAGCCGATAGTGAGTTGGGTGTACGTAGACCTTGCGAAAAAGAACATCTAGAAGAAGGCACATGTGACCCCAGCCGCTGTTGATCTCTGCCCAGCTTGGAGTCGCCGGCGAAGAAACTCGGcctgcgaagaaacgaaaacggcACCTGCGTTTCGCGCACAAAAGTCCGTTCGTTCTGCGGAGGCTCGAATCTCATCACCATCTTCCAGAACGAACCACCATGTGGATTCTAAAGACTGAAGTCGGAACAGCAAACCGGAAACGCAAGTAAACAGATGTCCCGATCACTATGAAATGCAGCAACCCCTCCCGCTGAAGTCGGCTTGCAAAAGCTCCGGCGAAACATTGAAAAAAAGGAAGTTCGGTATCATGATGCGGACCAGAGTGAAGTTTTCCTTGTCTGTGGCTGCGTCAGGCCTCCTTCTCCCGTTCTTAAGATcagacacagaggcagaagaaacgaaagaaagaTACAGTCTGAAACGTCACGCGACGCCGCGATCGCTAGGTAAAGAAGACTCCATTCCTTCGTGACCCTGTGTCAAGAGTAAGGTAGGTTTCGCGCTAGGATCGCAGCTGACGGTACGGAGTTAGTGCCTGGTTGCTAAAACAAACATCAGGATTTCCAGTTTAATAGGAGACACGACAGCGTACTAGCCAATACGACAATGTTCTGGAACCTAAGAACGGTGGAGAGCAAAAGAAAGTTAAACAGCAGGTGGAAAGTCGAGACCTAAGTCTTACCGATGCGGCACGAGTTGATAGACGGCAGCGCACTGTCCGTCCAGATGTGAAATGCGTCGTTCATCACATTCAACCGTTTCAGTCTCTCCAGCTGTCCAGTCACATATTCCCGCTGACGAAGCATAGCTGCCGTtgcctgaagaagaaagatgcCGCAAGAAAAGCGACGAATGTTGTGTGTTGATGAATGGATGAACAGAGGACAGAACCCGGGGCCAGTGCTGCGACATAAACACGAGCACCTGACCTCACggtctccctctttctctgtatGTCTACATCTGCATCTATAGACACAACtgaatatatacatgtatacacatgcgcgtatgtgtatgcatttTTCAGTTCGGGTGTTTACACTTGTGCAGACGCAAGAATGAAGTTTCTGAAGAGGAAAATGTAGACGGTTTCGACAGATTTGAATCTGTGGAGTGGGGGGTTGTGGCGACAAATCAGAGAGTGAGCTCGCGACGGAGATACACCTTGGACTGGATTATCGCGCCTTGGCTCTTCACAGGAGACCGAACGTGGCATCTCAAACACTCTCACTCAGCTGTCTCTATGGTATGCACCCCTGTGTCAGTTTCACGGCTTCAAGGGAAGAGGCCAGCCAGGAAGACATACGAACATCCTCTTGACACAAATGCCCATGGCGTTCGAGCATCTCTCCGTGTACTTTCTGATGTGCATAGAGACAGAGGCCAAAGGCGAGACTCCggcgaaaaacgcaggggaagacGTAGAAGGGGGCCGAGTCCCAGGCGAAAGAGCCCAACGGGGCAGAGCGTTTCGACGGCTGAGCACTTGCACGCACGGCCACTGTCGCGTCACTCAAACGTCCCGTGGAGGGatcgacagaagaaaaaatcAGCTTTTTCCACGCGTCTCCCTTTTGTCCACACCTGGAAATTGCTTCCGGGGTCTCGCACTCACCTCTTCGTGCCGTGCGATTTGTCCCTGACGCGCAGACGAGAGGTGCCAGAGCTCACGCTGCAGGAGATTGAGACTGAGCAGTTCTTCGAGGAgcctttcctcctcgtcttcagctTCCTCGTACTCTTGCTGCGCAGCGCGGAGGTCCTCGGCGAGACGCAGCCGACCCTCTTGCGGGGTGTCGTTCCTGCCCACCTGTTCGTGGTCTCCTTGGTCTCCACGCAGCGGACTCTGCTCCGTCGTGTCGAGAGCGGTCCTTTCATCCTCCTGAACACAGGAAGACCCGCAGTCGTTTCCGCGGGTCGACGGCGCGTCCGCTgtgttcgtctcctcgccttttcttcctccacgCGAGTCGAGCTGAGAAAGCGCCTGACCTTTGTCCACACGCTCGCGTCGCTCTTGCCTGCAGCGTCTCGCCGCTTCGGCCCGACGGAGCTTCTTCAGCCTCTCCAGTGCCCGCGTGTACTGGCGCAGCAGCGCCCGCTCGTCctccagctgcttctccagctgGTCAACGGCGGACGAGAAGCATTTTGAACACAGAGCCGCGTCGTCGAGAACGAACTGCGTCcagttctctccctctgcaaGTCGCGCGACGAACCTCTGGCGGTGCGTTTCTTCGGAAGAGTGCCTCGAAAGCCCCTCTGGCGCAAGCGCCtgcgagaaagcagagggaCCAACAGAACCGTCCGCAGAGTGTGCCGTGGCAGCAACAGGTGAGGATGCAGAAACAGCCTCTTCGCGATGTCCCACGGCCGGCGCCAGAGTGCCGGgcaacggagagaggagaacgaaagaaTCTTGCAAAGACGGAGAGCTGGCCGACTCGCCGCTCGGCGCACGCGGCGACGACAGCGAAACTGGAGCGCGTGAAAAGCCGGATACTGCCTCCGGCGTCTGCACTTGCGCGGTGTCGCGCGGCTCCGCGTGCGGTGTCGGTACACCTGAACTCGCTGAAGTCAACTGGGGCGCGTGCGGCGGAACTTTAACCGAGTCCCCCCCTTCGTTTCGGTCTTCCGAGTTCGCGGCAACAGAAAACGCCGCCGGCATGCCAAGCGCGATCTGTGACACGGACGTCCCGGAAGCAGctggcgacgacgaagagctGGAGGACAGACGGCGCGTTTCACGCGGAGTCTCTCCGGGGAAGCCGTGTGCAGAGCACTCCTCCGGCAAAAGGCAAGCGGGTGGGACCGCGTCATGAACGACGAAAAGCGGAGCCGCGCAGTCGATGCATCGATGCAAAGACCTGGGAACCATCATTCTCAAAGTTCGGCTGTGAGAATCGCGCGAtagaaggcagaggaaaaagcCTGTTGAATTGTGGATCAGTTTCAGTGCCCACGGCAGAGCACTGGACTGGATATTCGGGCAATTGTGCTCCCATCAACACGAATCAAGACCTCTGTCAGAGGCGGGCGGAGGGAAAAGCAAATAAATACACGCAGTGCTTGTGCCCAGTGGGGGAAGCTCGAAATCGGAACGAAGGGGAAATCCCACGGACGAAACACGAGCACGGAGGCCAGCGTTTTCAGGGAAGTTACCGCGTGTCACCGACACAAAAAACTCTTGCCGCCAGTGAAGACTGGAACAGAGAACGGGGAGTGAAGAACGCGTTTCCGGAGTCGGTGGCCGACAGGCCAAATGTCGACGAGAAAAGGCGTCACCGACAAAACATCTGGGAACAGCAGGCGGATAAAGACACGTGGCAATCACCTCCCTCACACCTTGAAGAAGGTGTAATTAAATACTTATATAAATGAATCTGTGTGTTTACATCCATTTCGCAAGACCCAAGCAAGAAATCGACACAAGTCACTGACTTTCAGCGGGTGGCacacagaaacgcgtttAGGTTCGCGACGCGTTGTGCTCTACGCACCCTATTCCGGATTTGCGCCGGGTCTTTGCTGTTCCTCGATTCTTGTCTTCGCCTTTTGCGGCCGTTTCTCTCCGAACCGGATTTAGAGAAACCACAGGGGCTTCCCGTGCAGATATCGCACCACGACCGACAGGAACTCCGCTGAAAACGCGAACCCTCCAGAACAGCCTACGGCCAGTGGGAAAGTGTCAAATGATTTTGCGGCAGAAGAATGAGGAAAGCGTAACCTTTTgcaggaaggaaaaactGTCCTTCTTGACACGATACGCCGTCGTCTCTCGAGAAACGAGGTTCCCCTGCCGCCAGTGCCGGGTGTCCAGATTTGAAACGTGTATAATTTCCGAAATACTGGCGAGCTCCAACAGATTTTATGAAAAACAAAGGCAGCGGCTGCTCCCTACGCAAAAACTGACTACTGCGTAAACAGAAAAGTAACTGGTCCTCGCGTTGTCGACACCAGTGTGGCATTGCGACTGTGTCTCGTGCGCAAAGAACGTCTTTGTCCGAGCTACCAAACTGTCGTACTGGTTGCAAGGCAGCtcgaaggcggcggcgccgTTTTGACTCTTTGCTGGACAGTTGCAGCGATTTTTTGCCTCGAATTTTCTACCCAGAACCGTGGACTCCCGATGTTAGCTAATGCTTTTCGAGGGAACCCGCAAATCTCCATCTACATGAGGCTGAATGGAAAGTGCCCTTCACGCAGAAGTCTCGATGTCTGGCTTCGTCAGAGGTAGCCATATCGGCTAGACGGGAGAGCGCTGTCAACTCGCGGTGCGGTTTctggactgcatgcaacccTTGCCGGCAATCGAGCTTGCAGACCTGCGGACGATGTCGAAAAGGGCTCTTCCTTCCTACTCGTTTCTCATTGTTTACAGGGAGTTCGTCCAGCGTGCCCCTCTCTGAGTCCCGATGTTCTTGGTTTTCCGGATTCCACGCAAACCCCCTCCACGCCACGACCGAGCCCCTCACACGCGCTACCGCGGGTCAATCGGCGAACGGCGCGGCTCTGTTGACCATGGTGGGGTAGGTGCGCCTTTCaagtctcttctttgtctgttATGCTTATCCAATGTAAAAGAGAGTCTCCTGCCGTTTCTTCCTGTGCTCTTTACGCACTCTCCTGTGGAAGCCACGGTCATTATGGGgagtcttcgtttccagTAGTTCGTCGGGTGCTGATGCCGACGGCTGAGAGTGGCTAGATTCCCGCGAAAGAGGTGCGACTTCGCCGCTAATGTACCGCCATCCAAGATGTAATTCTCTGCCGCAGGTTCGGGCtagcgagacacagacgcctGAGTTTCGTATGAGTGCCTTTCTTCCAGGATCCATGTTCTGTGGAGCTGTTCATGGCCACCATGTGTAAGAGTATGGCGCTTCCGAGTTCCCTGTAGCTGCAACCCGTGTGTGACTCCTGCCACTCGTCTCCTGGCCACCAGTCTGCGATCTCTAGCTTGTCTGCTTCCCCGTTGCGGTCTACCTGAATAAACTTTCCAGAGTTGGCACGCGAAAAGCTTAATTTTGCCATGCCGGCAAGCCCCTTTTGAGGTTGCAGATTTGCGTCTGGAAATCCTGTCTTCCTGCTGACGAGGGCTGCCTTTCTGGCCACCAGTCTCGCGTCGAGTTCCACCACGCGGCAGAAAAAGTCGCGCGGGTGCTCGATCGACAGGGTAGGCCGTGATGCATCATCTGGTGTCTTGTCCGCCTGTCTGGTGTATCCCCGCCCTGGAAAAGTCGagcttcttttcctgctcCTCACGAGGCTCTCTGGGTTTTCAGCTCTTCTGAGGTTCCAGCTGTTTGATACTCAGTTCAGAGAAACGAACCGCGTCTTTGCTTGCCCTGTCACACGTGAGTTTTCGTTCCGCGGGTGTCAGTGCCGGCGGCGAGACGGCCACTCGCTGCATTCCGTGTGCTCTGAGGCAGCTCCCCCAGTCTTCAGTTCATCTCTTGGCttggtttttttctctcgttcgacGACCATTGTCTCTTGGCTGACTCAAGAAGTCCAGGAAAAACGTCGATAAAGtccgcttctttcctctctcacgCGCTGTCGACACGATGAGGATTGACCCCAATCAATTTCGAGCgttcctgctttcttctcccccagGAGCGTGGCCTCCTGGCCTCTTTGCATGCGACGCCCCTGGAGCGTGCGACGCTTCAAAATGCTCGGCTGCCTCGACGGGTCTTCCGGAgtcctcgcttcctcaggCAGaagtttgtgtctcttcttccgatCAGGGCAAGCGTCTGGCAGCGAGGGCCACTCAGCACCGCGGGTTTCTCACGGAGTTTCTTCCAGTGCTGGAAAAGAGTCAAGTCCGGTTTTCAGTCGTGAAAGCCaacttcctcttcctcttcccacCCACAGACCTTCCCCCGCAGCAATGGCTGGAACAGCAGAGTGCACTTCTGGCTGGCATTCGAGGcccagagaaagaggg encodes the following:
- a CDS encoding Ctr copper transporter family protein (encoded by transcript TGME49_221350~Signal peptide predicted by SignalP 2.0 HMM (probability 0.606) with cleavage site probability 0.250 at residue 49~Predicted trans-membrane domain (TMHMM2.0):24-47:235-253:256-279): MAMQMSFYWGYRATILFSWWQTHDALDFFLAVCIIFCTCLLSAWLKLQCHRVEERRRRAFFSPVLTARAMSVSSVPGPGEIRLGASSFSIPLISAGDGDDGKTWQQALAGPSSTMRTPAFSDSPGRVQDGNSMNVSCAPESTLASEDKGEAATGGKSFAGAAPTHSVCVSASPQGATEQTGGEAALSSRLSAAESRDCGGSRRLRQAGQTWEGHGDGASGGRVPPSTFRESARRTLSTWFFACMIAAIDWSLMLVCMTFNAGLFLTVVAGVAAGRTLINSKTRKLWALPWQELLCSHDHS
- a CDS encoding hypothetical protein (encoded by transcript TGME49_221360); the encoded protein is MMVPRSLHRCIDCAAPLFVVHDAVPPACLLPEECSAHGFPGETPRETRRLSSSSSSSPAASGTSVSQIALGMPAAFSVAANSEDRNEGGDSVKVPPHAPQLTSASSGVPTPHAEPRDTAQVQTPEAVSGFSRAPVSLSSPRAPSGESASSPSLQDSFVLLSPLPGTLAPAVGHREEAVSASSPVAATAHSADGSVGPSAFSQALAPEGLSRHSSEETHRQRFVARLAEGENWTQFVLDDAALCSKCFSSAVDQLEKQLEDERALLRQYTRALERLKKLRRAEAARRCRQERRERVDKGQALSQLDSRGGRKGEETNTADAPSTRGNDCGSSCVQEDERTALDTTEQSPLRGDQGDHEQVGRNDTPQEGRLRLAEDLRAAQQEYEEAEDEEERLLEELLSLNLLQRELWHLSSARQGQIARHEEATAAMLRQREYVTGQLERLKRLNVMNDAFHIWTDSALPSINSCRIGRVSSPATPSWAEINSGWGHMCLLLDVLFRKVYVHPTHYRLVPRGPFSCLIRRKDDIVLPLQGGGKETGLSRFFYRNRHFDEATVAFLECVQELHEALVHFARQPWPPYASPGVQTPWEPPDLPFAIEGDRVGGLSIRLHLSQDERWTKAVKYLLIDLKWLLSYVEKVCVVCPPAS